From one Sporanaerobacter acetigenes DSM 13106 genomic stretch:
- a CDS encoding PTS glucitol/sorbitol transporter subunit IIB: MAYKTIKIKKGSGGWGGPLIITPQSGKDKILSVTGGGVSPVAEKIAELTGGVVVDGFKTSVPDEEVLVAVVDCGGTARCGVYPKKNIYTVNLMQVGQSGPLAKYIKEDIYVSGVTVKDIMVVDDLEMDVNNENVASKIEVKETEKKTTQTQKKGNIVEKIGKGIGNVVGIFYSAGREAIDSVIKNILPFMAFVSMLIGIIIKSGIGDAIAKVIAPYSGSIGGLLVISIIAAIPVLSPLLGPGAVIAQVVGVLIGVEIGKGNIPPQYALPALFAIDPQVGCDFIPVGLSLGEAEPETVEVGVPAILFSRLITGPISVLIAYLFSFGLY; the protein is encoded by the coding sequence ATGGCTTATAAAACTATAAAGATAAAAAAAGGATCTGGTGGTTGGGGTGGTCCATTGATTATAACTCCACAATCTGGGAAAGATAAAATATTGTCAGTTACTGGTGGAGGAGTTAGTCCTGTTGCAGAAAAAATTGCAGAACTTACAGGAGGAGTTGTTGTTGACGGATTTAAGACAAGCGTTCCCGATGAGGAAGTTTTAGTTGCTGTTGTAGACTGTGGTGGTACTGCAAGATGTGGAGTATATCCAAAGAAGAATATCTATACAGTAAATTTAATGCAAGTTGGACAATCAGGACCATTAGCTAAATATATAAAAGAAGATATTTATGTATCTGGTGTTACTGTTAAGGACATAATGGTTGTTGATGATTTAGAAATGGATGTTAATAATGAAAATGTAGCATCAAAAATTGAAGTGAAAGAAACAGAAAAAAAGACTACTCAAACACAGAAAAAAGGAAATATTGTTGAGAAAATAGGCAAAGGTATTGGAAATGTAGTAGGAATATTTTATTCAGCGGGTCGTGAAGCAATAGATTCTGTTATCAAAAACATATTACCTTTTATGGCTTTTGTTTCTATGTTGATTGGTATCATAATAAAAAGTGGAATTGGAGATGCGATTGCTAAAGTTATTGCTCCTTATTCTGGAAGCATAGGAGGATTGCTAGTTATATCTATAATTGCAGCTATACCAGTTCTTTCACCATTGCTTGGACCTGGAGCAGTTATAGCACAAGTAGTAGGAGTTTTGATTGGTGTTGAAATAGGAAAAGGTAATATTCCACCTCAATATGCATTGCCAGCATTGTTTGCTATAGATCCACAAGTTGGTTGTGATTTTATACCAGTAGGATTGAGTTTAGGCGAAGCGGAGCCTGAAACAGTAGAAGTAGGTGTTCCAGCAATATTATTTTCAAGATTGATTACTGGTCCTATATCTGTTTTGATAGCATACTTATTTAGCTTTGGCTTATATTAA
- a CDS encoding Cof-type HAD-IIB family hydrolase has protein sequence MYKILALDLDGTLLDPNHEVSKTNIENISKLMDKGVKIILVSGREPSSIAPIGRKLGLKDCLVGFNGAIITDYTGEKVIYEQNIDSEVTKEIIEICMEKDIYNVVFIRNKLYVSNKDDDRFKLFEKYTTTEIEEVENLYEFLDKSNLWESVGKILQSGDNEILTMFKEKNLSIYRDDITAEFSLPFFLEVYNSGASKGHAMAKIGETYGIDRDEIIAIGDGENDISMIEYAGVGIAMENGLDIVKKNADFITLSNSEDGVSYAIKKYWGE, from the coding sequence ATGTACAAAATACTTGCATTAGATTTAGATGGTACACTTTTAGATCCAAATCATGAGGTATCTAAAACTAATATAGAAAACATAAGTAAATTGATGGATAAAGGTGTAAAAATCATATTGGTTTCAGGAAGAGAACCTTCTTCTATAGCACCTATTGGTAGAAAATTAGGATTAAAGGATTGCTTGGTTGGGTTTAATGGAGCTATAATTACGGATTATACAGGAGAAAAAGTAATATATGAACAAAATATAGATTCTGAGGTGACGAAAGAAATAATTGAAATATGTATGGAAAAGGATATATATAATGTAGTATTCATAAGGAATAAGCTATATGTATCCAATAAGGATGACGATAGATTTAAATTATTTGAAAAATATACTACTACTGAAATAGAAGAAGTAGAAAATTTATATGAATTTCTTGATAAAAGCAATTTATGGGAAAGTGTAGGAAAGATATTGCAATCGGGAGACAATGAAATTTTGACTATGTTTAAAGAAAAGAATCTATCAATATATAGAGATGATATTACAGCTGAATTTTCTCTTCCGTTTTTTTTAGAAGTGTATAATAGTGGAGCAAGCAAGGGACATGCCATGGCTAAGATAGGAGAAACCTATGGTATAGATAGAGATGAAATAATAGCTATTGGCGATGGTGAAAATGACATTTCTATGATTGAATATGCAGGTGTGGGAATAGCAATGGAAAATGGATTGGACATTGTTAAAAAAAATGCAGATTTTATAACTTTATCGAATAGTGAAGATGGCGTGAGCTATGCTATTAAAAAATACTGGGGAGAGTAG
- a CDS encoding transcriptional regulator GutM, translated as MRKISDLLKIMIFIFGMWMLQGILAYFQIKHFRKVVNEMKKQGKVLIGQQKGKLSAGSIVVLAIDKHNKVINAQEMRGITVFDKFRVKDEFINKSIDELKRELPNMKNKKSSLALKKAIEQL; from the coding sequence GTGAGAAAAATAAGCGATTTATTAAAAATAATGATATTTATATTTGGAATGTGGATGCTTCAAGGAATTTTAGCTTATTTTCAAATCAAGCATTTTAGAAAAGTTGTAAATGAGATGAAAAAACAAGGAAAAGTTTTAATTGGTCAACAAAAAGGGAAGTTAAGTGCAGGAAGTATAGTGGTTTTGGCAATAGACAAGCACAACAAAGTAATAAATGCTCAAGAAATGAGAGGAATAACTGTTTTCGATAAATTCAGAGTTAAAGATGAGTTTATAAATAAAAGTATAGATGAGTTGAAAAGAGAACTCCCAAATATGAAAAATAAAAAGAGTAGTTTAGCTTTAAAAAAAGCTATTGAACAATTATAG
- a CDS encoding PTS glucitol/sorbitol transporter subunit IIC — protein MEVLARGAEGFIGLFQQGGETFVGLVTGILPTLIVLITFVNAIVKIIGEDRVQGVAKKATKNVITRYTLLPLIAVFFLTNPMCYTFGKFLDEKYKPAFYDAAVSFVHPITGLFPHANPAELFVYLGIAEGIKQLGLPLGQLAVRYFLVGLIVIFMRGVVTEFITARMLGKK, from the coding sequence ATGGAGGTTTTAGCAAGAGGAGCTGAAGGATTTATAGGCTTATTTCAACAAGGTGGAGAAACGTTTGTAGGATTGGTAACAGGCATACTCCCAACATTAATTGTATTGATAACTTTTGTAAATGCCATAGTAAAGATTATAGGAGAAGACAGGGTTCAAGGTGTAGCAAAAAAAGCAACAAAAAATGTAATTACAAGATATACATTGTTGCCACTAATAGCAGTTTTCTTTTTAACTAATCCTATGTGTTATACTTTTGGAAAATTTCTAGATGAAAAATACAAACCAGCTTTTTATGATGCAGCAGTATCTTTTGTTCATCCTATAACTGGACTTTTCCCACACGCTAATCCAGCAGAATTATTTGTATATCTTGGTATTGCAGAAGGGATAAAACAGTTGGGATTACCATTAGGACAACTTGCTGTAAGATATTTTCTAGTAGGACTTATTGTTATATTTATGCGTGGAGTAGTTACTGAATTTATTACGGCTCGTATGTTAGGCAAGAAATAA
- a CDS encoding sugar-binding transcriptional regulator: protein MSKKKYDMRLMVKCAQMYYDEELNQANIAEKLQISKSSVSRILSAAKEEGVVKVVVNNPFKDENIKLEKQLEERFDLKEAIIVDSMSNDYEEIKKELAKAAADYLERIIKDGQIIGVTMGTTLCKIPMYVKNDKKHDVTFIPLLGGVGETNVEIHPNSIALNLAKKFRADCKLLHAPSIVDNPDRKEMFVQDKNIQSFFDLMKRVDIAVAGIGFPLENTSTLVESGYFTMQDIKELEEQGAVADISMLFMDKYGDGSSFESNKRVIGMNLETLKRVPLTIGIAGHEHKSKAILATLVGKYIDVLITDENTAESVLKLSDTY, encoded by the coding sequence ATGAGTAAAAAAAAGTATGATATGAGACTTATGGTTAAATGTGCACAGATGTATTATGATGAAGAATTAAATCAAGCGAATATAGCAGAAAAACTTCAAATTTCTAAATCTTCAGTTTCTAGAATATTATCTGCTGCCAAAGAAGAAGGAGTAGTAAAGGTTGTAGTAAATAATCCATTTAAGGATGAAAATATAAAACTAGAAAAGCAACTAGAAGAAAGATTTGATTTAAAAGAAGCAATAATTGTTGACAGCATGTCAAATGATTATGAAGAAATAAAGAAAGAATTAGCTAAAGCTGCTGCAGATTATTTGGAAAGAATCATTAAAGATGGACAAATCATAGGTGTGACTATGGGAACAACTTTATGTAAGATTCCCATGTATGTAAAAAACGACAAGAAGCATGATGTTACTTTTATTCCATTGCTTGGAGGAGTGGGCGAGACAAATGTTGAGATTCATCCCAATAGTATTGCACTTAATTTAGCGAAAAAATTCAGGGCAGACTGTAAATTGTTACATGCTCCTTCAATAGTAGATAATCCAGATAGGAAAGAAATGTTTGTACAAGATAAGAATATACAGTCATTTTTTGATTTAATGAAAAGGGTTGACATAGCAGTTGCAGGAATAGGTTTTCCTTTGGAAAATACTTCTACATTGGTGGAAAGTGGCTATTTTACAATGCAAGATATTAAAGAATTAGAAGAACAAGGAGCAGTAGCAGATATTAGTATGCTATTCATGGACAAATATGGGGATGGAAGTTCTTTTGAGTCTAACAAAAGGGTTATAGGTATGAATTTAGAAACCTTAAAAAGGGTTCCATTAACCATAGGAATAGCTGGTCATGAGCATAAGAGCAAAGCGATTTTAGCTACTCTTGTAGGGAAATATATAGATGTACTTATAACTGATGAAAATACGGCGGAGAGCGTTTTAAAGCTATCAGACACATATTGA